A window of the Candidatus Paraluminiphilus aquimaris genome harbors these coding sequences:
- a CDS encoding TonB-dependent receptor translates to MYLRKTACLLLIIASASSWADTSEPALETIIVTANRTADSGATLGQAWSALSAEDVAAVDLQHSNQLFNRVSGAWVSRGNGQESLISLRSPVLTGAGACGAFFTAEDGINLRAPGFCNVNQLFDANLLQASGVEVVKGPSNATYGSNAVNGVINVLTKSAEQTQDSFGLQLGSRDFGRARIAASNGGVALNANATTYGGYQAESGYDQQKANLRFDGEVDDWQLTGVVSASNLNQETAGYIQDGKGAYRNSAARKVNRNPEAYRDARSLRAHLRFERELGDRTVSITPYLRSNEMEFLQHYLPWKSREMNEHDSLGLQAHLRGVSAWGEYITGIEFDSTDGRLKEDQAESFSPNQPAGIHYDYQVDATNVALFGQIEVALAEDLLLQAGLRSERTDYDYTTREAAGSACAPEASACRFYRPEDRSDDFSNLSSNLALVWTRGSHNLYVRTAQGFRAPQATELYRLQAGQQVADIDSEEATSLDIGWRFSNERVSTDISFYGIGKDEVIFLDRNRQSVSGASTRHRGIDIDLSWSIDDTLSASLNASFADHTYDSDIQILGSRDSIKGNDIDTAPRHFGSARIKKSITLSDRPASLELEAAWVDEYFIDPNNQHTYPGHELINARAEWLISEKVCSTLTVTNLLDTGYAERADYGFGNYRYFVGEPRSAVLGLYFAL, encoded by the coding sequence ATGTATCTTCGCAAGACAGCATGTCTCCTCTTGATCATCGCTTCGGCTAGTTCGTGGGCTGACACATCTGAACCTGCACTTGAAACCATCATCGTTACAGCGAATCGCACTGCTGACAGCGGCGCAACACTGGGACAAGCTTGGTCAGCACTCTCGGCCGAAGACGTTGCCGCTGTGGACTTGCAGCACAGTAATCAGCTGTTTAATCGAGTTTCGGGTGCCTGGGTTAGCCGAGGAAATGGACAAGAATCCCTTATCTCATTGAGATCTCCAGTTCTAACCGGTGCGGGTGCCTGTGGCGCATTTTTCACAGCAGAGGACGGTATCAATCTGCGCGCACCCGGCTTTTGCAACGTCAACCAGCTGTTCGACGCAAACTTGCTTCAAGCCAGTGGCGTTGAGGTGGTGAAAGGCCCGTCGAATGCAACCTACGGATCCAATGCGGTAAACGGCGTGATCAATGTACTGACGAAAAGTGCAGAGCAAACGCAAGACTCTTTTGGTCTGCAACTGGGTAGCAGAGATTTTGGTCGTGCGCGCATCGCCGCGAGTAACGGCGGCGTTGCGTTGAATGCTAACGCAACAACTTATGGCGGCTACCAAGCGGAATCCGGTTACGACCAGCAAAAAGCAAATCTCAGATTCGACGGCGAAGTCGACGACTGGCAACTCACAGGCGTTGTTTCAGCGTCGAATCTGAACCAAGAGACCGCGGGCTACATTCAAGATGGCAAAGGCGCCTATCGAAACAGTGCCGCGCGCAAGGTCAATCGAAACCCCGAGGCCTACCGCGATGCGCGTTCGCTGAGAGCTCATCTGCGCTTCGAGCGTGAATTGGGTGATCGCACAGTTAGTATCACACCTTATTTACGCTCCAACGAGATGGAATTTCTGCAGCATTACCTACCTTGGAAGTCTCGCGAGATGAATGAGCACGACAGTTTAGGCTTGCAGGCTCACCTACGAGGGGTGAGTGCCTGGGGTGAGTACATAACGGGCATCGAATTCGACTCAACCGACGGTCGACTGAAGGAAGACCAGGCAGAATCTTTTAGTCCTAACCAGCCTGCTGGTATCCATTATGACTACCAGGTGGATGCGACAAACGTTGCCCTATTTGGGCAAATAGAGGTCGCCCTTGCTGAAGACTTGCTCCTGCAAGCTGGACTTCGCTCGGAGCGCACCGATTACGATTACACAACGCGAGAAGCGGCGGGATCAGCTTGTGCCCCGGAGGCCAGTGCTTGTCGTTTTTATCGCCCCGAGGACCGGTCCGACGACTTCTCAAACCTATCTTCTAATCTCGCCCTGGTTTGGACTCGCGGTAGCCACAATCTCTACGTGCGAACAGCGCAGGGATTCAGAGCGCCGCAGGCGACCGAGTTGTATCGGCTTCAGGCCGGCCAGCAAGTTGCCGACATTGATTCTGAGGAGGCCACCTCGCTCGATATCGGATGGCGATTCAGCAACGAACGAGTGTCGACTGATATTTCTTTCTATGGGATTGGTAAAGACGAGGTAATTTTCCTCGACCGAAATCGTCAAAGTGTCAGCGGCGCCTCAACGCGCCATCGCGGTATCGACATCGATCTTTCCTGGAGTATCGATGACACGCTAAGTGCGAGTCTCAATGCATCCTTCGCTGATCATACGTATGACAGTGACATCCAAATCCTAGGCAGTCGTGATTCAATAAAGGGCAATGACATTGACACTGCACCTCGTCACTTTGGTAGCGCTCGAATTAAAAAATCGATAACACTAAGCGACCGTCCAGCAAGTCTCGAGCTCGAGGCAGCTTGGGTAGATGAGTACTTCATCGACCCCAATAACCAGCATACCTACCCCGGGCACGAGCTTATTAACGCTCGCGCAGAGTGGCTGATAAGCGAAAAAGTCTGCTCAACACTTACCGTGACCAACCTATTGGACACAGGTTATGCCGAGCGAGCCGATTACGGGTTTGGTAACTACCGGTACTTTGTGGGGGAACCAAGAAGCGCCGTTCTCGGTCTATACTTCGCGCTATAA
- the trpS gene encoding tryptophan--tRNA ligase, translating into MARHRVLTGITTTGTPHLGNYVGAIRPAIASSQREDVDAYLFLADYHALIKSQDPALVAQSSREIAATWLALGLDHESAHFYRQSDIPEITELSWILTCNAAKGLMNRAHAYKASVQANEEAGEDPDHAITMGLFSYPILMAADILIFNANDVPVGRDQIQHVEMARDIAARFNHHYGETFVLPKAVVDDEVAVLQGLDGRKMSKSYGNTIPLFSTPKKLQKGINKIKTNLLEPGEPKDPDTSAVFQIWCAFANEAERQEMREAFEGGLAWGEAKKRLFERINDEIAPARDEYDRLMANPQEVEAVLQAGAERLRPQSAALLDKVRHAVGLRTFV; encoded by the coding sequence ATGGCACGTCATCGTGTATTAACGGGGATCACCACGACAGGTACGCCACACTTAGGAAACTATGTTGGTGCCATACGTCCTGCGATAGCCTCGTCACAACGCGAAGATGTCGATGCGTATTTGTTTCTTGCTGACTACCACGCCCTCATCAAGTCACAAGACCCTGCCTTAGTTGCTCAGTCCAGTAGGGAGATTGCGGCGACTTGGCTAGCTTTGGGGCTTGATCACGAGTCAGCTCACTTTTATCGACAGTCAGACATCCCTGAGATCACGGAACTGTCCTGGATTCTCACCTGTAATGCAGCCAAAGGTCTGATGAACCGGGCGCACGCCTACAAAGCATCGGTGCAGGCAAACGAGGAGGCAGGGGAGGATCCTGATCACGCCATTACAATGGGACTCTTTTCGTACCCGATCCTCATGGCGGCGGATATATTAATTTTCAACGCAAATGACGTTCCTGTGGGGCGCGATCAGATTCAGCACGTTGAGATGGCACGGGACATTGCAGCGCGCTTCAATCACCACTACGGAGAGACTTTCGTGCTACCGAAGGCTGTGGTGGATGATGAGGTTGCGGTCTTGCAAGGGCTTGATGGGCGTAAAATGAGTAAGAGTTATGGCAATACCATTCCACTCTTCAGTACGCCCAAAAAACTGCAAAAAGGTATCAATAAAATAAAGACCAATTTGCTTGAGCCCGGCGAGCCAAAAGATCCAGACACCTCTGCCGTTTTCCAGATCTGGTGCGCATTTGCCAACGAGGCCGAACGCCAGGAGATGCGCGAAGCGTTTGAGGGCGGTCTTGCCTGGGGTGAGGCGAAGAAACGCCTATTTGAGCGCATTAACGATGAAATAGCGCCTGCACGGGATGAGTACGACCGGCTAATGGCCAACCCTCAAGAAGTTGAAGCCGTTTTACAGGCGGGTGCTGAGCGCCTCAGACCACAGAGTGCAGCGCTTTTAGATAAGGTGAGACACGCAGTAGGTTTGCGCACGTTCGTCTGA
- a CDS encoding undecaprenyl-diphosphate phosphatase, whose amino-acid sequence MDTVQLVVLALIQGLSEFLPISSSAHLILPSQVLGWSDQGLAFDVAVHAGTLFAVLIYYRSTLKELLFAVTRRNDAVASAGALREIGCLGIATLPVMLVGFLFMEFIDAHLRGLTTIAWATLGFGILLGVAYRFRGSDGDEQSITRVDHALIIGLAQALAVIPGTSRSGITITAASFLGYNIATSARFSFLLSIPVIGGALLLMLVTQTNALDAGLIFETVTAMAIAGISAYMTIAFFVGLVTRVGMMPFVVYRVLLAVALLLVASAT is encoded by the coding sequence GTGGATACCGTTCAGCTGGTCGTACTGGCTTTAATCCAAGGACTCAGTGAATTCCTGCCCATATCGAGCTCAGCACACCTCATTTTACCTTCGCAGGTTTTAGGTTGGTCTGATCAAGGCCTGGCGTTCGATGTCGCTGTTCACGCGGGAACACTGTTCGCGGTGCTTATTTATTACCGAAGCACATTGAAAGAACTTCTATTCGCTGTGACGCGGCGAAATGATGCCGTTGCCTCTGCCGGCGCTTTGCGGGAAATAGGGTGTCTCGGAATAGCCACCTTACCCGTTATGTTGGTCGGTTTTTTGTTCATGGAGTTTATCGATGCGCATTTGCGCGGATTGACAACAATCGCTTGGGCGACCCTGGGTTTTGGCATCCTGCTGGGGGTTGCTTATCGTTTTCGCGGTTCGGACGGAGATGAGCAGTCAATTACGCGTGTAGATCATGCGCTTATTATCGGGCTGGCGCAGGCCCTCGCCGTCATTCCGGGCACGTCACGATCAGGAATCACCATTACGGCTGCGTCATTTCTCGGTTACAACATCGCGACGTCAGCACGATTTTCGTTCTTGCTATCGATTCCTGTCATTGGTGGCGCCTTGCTACTTATGCTCGTCACTCAAACCAATGCCCTAGACGCCGGTTTGATTTTTGAGACGGTAACGGCGATGGCGATTGCTGGTATTAGCGCCTATATGACTATTGCCTTTTTTGTAGGACTGGTAACGCGTGTCGGTATGATGCCATTCGTGGTGTACCGGGTCTTGCTGGCTGTGGCACTTCTGTTGGTGGCGTCGGCCACCTAG
- the tsaB gene encoding tRNA (adenosine(37)-N6)-threonylcarbamoyltransferase complex dimerization subunit type 1 TsaB has product MKDLPDNPTVLALDTSTNLCSVAVISQENVIEIQRDLPRAHNQHILTMIDEALGERAVGNIDLILCGVGPGSFTGIRVAVGVAQGLGWSLDVPVLPVCSLASQAQSVSRPVGSRILSVMDAQIGQVYWAWFEMTATGVAELKGPTVSIPSEVTGPGGQALAQSGDVFAIAGDGGHLLLESHAGLCDVELLGEARPRPSRAALAFLDSIDPSVLLDAAQLEPRYVQKDISWKKLSEQGKKA; this is encoded by the coding sequence ATGAAGGATCTGCCTGATAACCCGACTGTTCTCGCTCTCGATACATCGACGAATCTGTGTTCCGTCGCGGTGATTTCGCAGGAGAATGTCATCGAAATACAACGTGACCTTCCCAGAGCACACAATCAGCACATTTTAACGATGATTGATGAGGCGCTGGGTGAGCGGGCTGTAGGTAATATCGATCTAATACTCTGTGGTGTCGGTCCTGGCTCGTTTACTGGGATCCGTGTGGCTGTGGGTGTGGCACAGGGTTTGGGTTGGTCTCTCGATGTTCCTGTTCTCCCTGTTTGTTCCTTGGCATCTCAGGCTCAATCGGTCTCGCGACCCGTTGGATCGCGCATTTTAAGCGTTATGGATGCACAAATTGGTCAGGTGTACTGGGCGTGGTTTGAAATGACGGCGACGGGTGTCGCGGAATTGAAAGGCCCTACGGTCAGTATCCCTTCAGAGGTAACTGGGCCCGGTGGGCAAGCGCTGGCTCAGTCGGGTGATGTTTTTGCGATTGCAGGTGACGGCGGTCATCTACTTCTCGAGAGTCATGCGGGGCTCTGCGATGTTGAGTTACTCGGCGAGGCTCGGCCGAGACCGTCGAGAGCAGCCCTTGCGTTTCTTGATAGCATTGACCCTTCTGTACTCCTCGACGCGGCTCAATTGGAGCCCCGGTATGTGCAGAAAGACATTAGCTGGAAAAAACTTTCAGAGCAGGGGAAAAAAGCGTAG
- a CDS encoding DUF3429 domain-containing protein — protein sequence MSSRLISQLLGYAGLVPFFGFCLGFSSLEDWPRSLSIQGFIIYSLGIFAFLAGALWGQVQTVKADGAVSTLIVSNGLVLFGVAAILTAQAMMAAVFLMLGYMALLWYERRISSLELWYQRMRQRLTLGVVVAHIIFVGLHVTGA from the coding sequence GTGTCCAGTCGACTAATTTCCCAGCTGTTAGGCTATGCGGGTCTAGTTCCCTTTTTCGGCTTTTGTCTTGGTTTTAGCTCGCTCGAGGATTGGCCTCGATCGCTCTCCATTCAGGGCTTTATTATTTACTCGCTAGGCATCTTCGCGTTTTTGGCCGGGGCTCTGTGGGGACAGGTTCAAACCGTTAAAGCCGACGGTGCTGTGAGTACGTTGATCGTAAGTAATGGCCTGGTGCTGTTCGGTGTTGCTGCAATCCTTACTGCACAGGCAATGATGGCAGCGGTGTTTTTGATGTTGGGTTACATGGCATTGCTTTGGTACGAACGACGCATATCGTCACTTGAGCTTTGGTATCAGCGCATGCGACAGCGATTGACGCTAGGGGTGGTCGTTGCGCATATTATTTTTGTCGGATTACACGTTACTGGTGCGTAA
- a CDS encoding DUF3833 family protein — protein MRKTIVLLLLAVTLSACTGVGVEEYEGRGPVFSAESFFDGSLTAHGVVKNYRGYASRSFVADITACWQNGVGTLDERFVFDDGENQTRVWRLTESADGSYAATAGDVRGEGRATLSGNSMFLDYVLTIELEDGSIDVAVDDRMYRVSENVLINESTLTKFGLPVGGILLTIIRHPEVTVECPVD, from the coding sequence ATGCGGAAAACAATAGTACTGCTGTTGTTGGCGGTAACACTTAGCGCTTGCACGGGTGTTGGTGTCGAGGAGTACGAGGGTAGAGGACCCGTATTTTCCGCGGAGTCATTTTTCGACGGGTCACTGACGGCGCACGGTGTTGTTAAGAATTATCGAGGTTATGCGAGCCGCTCGTTTGTTGCGGATATCACCGCTTGTTGGCAGAACGGTGTGGGCACGCTCGATGAGCGTTTCGTCTTTGACGATGGCGAGAATCAAACACGAGTCTGGCGACTCACTGAGTCTGCTGATGGTTCGTACGCGGCGACGGCGGGGGACGTGCGTGGCGAGGGCAGGGCAACACTCTCGGGTAACTCGATGTTCCTGGATTACGTTTTGACTATTGAACTCGAAGACGGCTCAATCGATGTCGCAGTCGATGATCGAATGTATCGGGTCAGCGAGAACGTATTAATTAATGAGTCCACGCTAACGAAATTTGGTCTGCCCGTAGGTGGTATTCTGCTCACTATCATTCGTCATCCAGAGGTAACGGTCGAGTGTCCAGTCGACTAA
- a CDS encoding TonB-dependent receptor domain-containing protein, which produces MIKSTLARLLLITAGLLLPQLATAEDELLLYVFQGGQPQRSATITIDGEVAGTTRLDGSFTADLNAGGHVVAVDASGDQRVVRFALESGQLADVVIELAPGSSPLVDVYGSRESAPERRDQPKGSLEITVTRDGSPVTGTVVNLSNGGGRAASDEDGVATIEAPRGRYTVTVDGNRYTSRVFAGVTRGLSVRLASESISFELERPQLEEVVVLGSFDPGAFELSERDTGNIVDTLGVEQLARYGDSDVAASIVRVPGVSVQNDKYVVIRGLGDRYVTANLNGSAMPSTNPSRRTVPLDLFPSSFVNQLDVKKTYLASMPGESTGGNLVINTKTFPDEAFIDLSVQLGGVTGLTGSSVAVDALEGDSDFLGWDDGTREENGAIAAIADALKAGSITDSDGNTFVVDSYISGQLRQSAGLLMMDGWDADTASVTPAIDLGISAGDVFYIGDAEIGYFAAGSYANSWSQRQNGIRRSYGGGSDIVADDFTYQTATNNIEVSGLVSVGVGIGDSTYEWNTIVSRVTDSFVERYVGVEGDEFRSVVGTSVQWEERQYASTQVAGSHFLNESGSLFLEWQATVSQAERDVPDRRNSSFIASQSQTLGSDLVAGFDFSATNASQGDLFTGFFFNYGGSNRRFNNLVDNNDELSFDLTWDVFDDGDSFSSLKMGLSAIERDREAEAAIYGYSTILAGDILAAPNGVVSDVVYAASNDPSVIGGVQGSVTRGLTFTESTLPSDNYGADLTYNSAYALYDHTLGLEWQVITGIRFEEYVQTTETFSSFNGQPVESVIDEITPLPHFGVNWSFTDDQQLRVALSETIARPDFKETANAYYQDLEFGAQVFGNPFLQTSSITNADIRWEWYFDEDAGNSISVALFHKEIEDAIERVVIAASGTAANARTFQNSDLAELNGIEVEGRISFSLSDDFDSEIFIDFNAASIESEVDIGGGVIRAMQGQPDYTANIVFGYDDFAAEQQVTLLLNQNGKTVADRGIQGAADVILEPRLDVQLVYRWDVNEALSVRAKVNNLLNEDYEYSQGGKVFQQYERGTSFQVGIDWKL; this is translated from the coding sequence ATGATAAAAAGTACGTTAGCGCGTCTGCTGTTGATCACGGCAGGGTTGTTGTTACCCCAACTAGCCACGGCCGAGGATGAACTTTTACTTTATGTTTTCCAAGGCGGCCAGCCTCAGCGCTCAGCGACGATTACGATAGACGGTGAAGTCGCTGGCACCACACGACTGGATGGGTCATTCACGGCAGACCTTAATGCAGGCGGCCACGTTGTGGCTGTTGACGCGAGCGGTGATCAACGCGTTGTTCGCTTTGCCCTGGAATCAGGCCAATTAGCCGATGTCGTGATCGAATTAGCCCCCGGCTCATCGCCGCTTGTCGATGTGTACGGTAGTAGAGAGTCTGCTCCTGAGCGACGCGATCAACCCAAAGGAAGTCTAGAAATTACAGTGACAAGAGATGGCTCGCCCGTAACGGGTACTGTCGTCAACTTGTCCAACGGTGGGGGACGAGCGGCCTCCGATGAGGACGGTGTAGCAACGATTGAGGCGCCACGCGGGCGCTACACAGTAACTGTTGATGGCAATCGCTACACCAGCCGCGTTTTCGCCGGAGTGACTCGAGGTCTCTCGGTCAGGCTGGCGAGTGAGTCTATCTCTTTTGAGCTGGAGCGGCCGCAGTTAGAAGAGGTGGTGGTTCTGGGTAGCTTTGATCCCGGCGCCTTTGAGTTAAGCGAGCGAGACACAGGCAATATTGTCGACACACTTGGCGTGGAGCAGCTCGCGCGTTACGGAGACAGTGATGTGGCGGCATCGATCGTACGCGTTCCTGGTGTATCAGTGCAGAACGATAAGTATGTGGTGATTCGGGGTTTAGGTGATCGTTATGTCACGGCGAACCTCAATGGCTCTGCCATGCCCTCAACCAACCCTTCTCGACGAACGGTTCCATTGGACCTCTTTCCGTCAAGTTTTGTAAATCAGCTAGACGTTAAGAAGACCTATCTGGCGTCAATGCCGGGTGAGTCTACTGGCGGCAATTTGGTGATAAACACCAAGACGTTCCCTGATGAGGCCTTTATTGACTTGTCAGTGCAGTTGGGCGGCGTTACAGGCCTTACTGGAAGCTCGGTTGCTGTTGACGCGCTGGAGGGCGATTCGGATTTTCTGGGTTGGGATGATGGAACGCGAGAAGAGAACGGAGCAATTGCAGCTATTGCCGACGCGCTCAAAGCAGGGAGCATTACTGACAGCGACGGCAATACCTTCGTTGTGGATAGTTACATTTCTGGTCAACTTCGACAGTCAGCTGGTCTTCTGATGATGGATGGCTGGGATGCCGACACTGCGTCTGTGACGCCGGCTATTGATTTGGGTATCTCTGCTGGTGATGTCTTCTACATCGGCGACGCTGAGATCGGCTACTTTGCTGCAGGCAGTTATGCCAATAGCTGGAGTCAACGACAGAATGGCATCCGCCGGTCGTACGGCGGTGGCTCTGACATCGTGGCGGACGACTTCACCTATCAGACAGCGACCAACAACATTGAAGTCAGTGGTTTGGTTTCAGTGGGCGTGGGCATTGGAGATAGTACCTATGAATGGAACACCATTGTCTCCCGCGTGACGGACTCTTTCGTTGAGCGCTACGTGGGTGTCGAGGGTGACGAGTTCCGGTCCGTTGTGGGCACAAGTGTACAGTGGGAAGAGCGTCAATATGCCTCGACTCAGGTCGCCGGATCGCACTTTCTCAACGAATCCGGTTCATTGTTCCTCGAATGGCAAGCAACCGTAAGCCAAGCTGAACGCGATGTGCCTGATCGCCGCAACTCTTCGTTCATTGCAAGTCAGTCGCAGACACTGGGCAGTGACCTGGTCGCCGGGTTTGATTTTAGTGCAACGAATGCATCACAGGGTGACTTGTTCACAGGCTTCTTTTTCAACTACGGCGGTAGCAATCGACGCTTCAATAACTTGGTCGATAACAACGACGAACTCTCATTCGATCTGACATGGGATGTTTTCGACGATGGCGACTCGTTTAGTTCATTGAAGATGGGACTCAGTGCCATTGAGCGCGATCGAGAGGCAGAAGCGGCCATTTATGGCTACTCCACGATCTTGGCAGGGGACATATTAGCGGCGCCTAATGGGGTCGTCTCGGACGTGGTTTACGCGGCGAGTAATGACCCATCCGTTATAGGTGGTGTCCAGGGTTCAGTGACGCGCGGCCTCACCTTCACGGAGTCAACGCTTCCCTCTGATAATTATGGTGCGGACCTTACCTACAACAGCGCCTACGCGCTCTATGACCATACGCTTGGGTTGGAATGGCAGGTCATCACAGGCATCAGATTTGAGGAGTACGTTCAGACTACCGAGACTTTTAGCAGTTTCAATGGTCAACCCGTGGAGTCTGTTATCGATGAAATCACGCCACTGCCGCATTTTGGCGTGAACTGGTCGTTTACCGATGATCAACAGCTTCGAGTCGCATTGAGTGAGACGATTGCGCGTCCAGACTTTAAAGAGACGGCGAATGCCTACTACCAGGATCTTGAGTTCGGCGCTCAGGTCTTTGGTAATCCATTTCTCCAAACCTCTTCCATCACCAATGCCGATATTCGCTGGGAGTGGTACTTCGACGAGGACGCAGGTAACAGCATTTCCGTCGCTTTATTTCACAAAGAAATCGAGGACGCTATTGAGCGAGTCGTGATCGCAGCTTCGGGCACGGCAGCCAACGCGCGTACGTTCCAAAACTCTGATCTTGCAGAACTTAACGGTATTGAAGTCGAAGGGCGGATTTCATTCTCGCTCTCGGACGACTTTGACTCCGAGATCTTTATCGATTTCAACGCGGCATCTATCGAGTCCGAAGTTGACATCGGCGGCGGCGTGATTCGCGCTATGCAGGGTCAACCCGACTACACAGCCAACATTGTCTTTGGCTACGACGATTTTGCGGCAGAGCAGCAGGTGACTTTATTGCTCAACCAGAACGGTAAAACGGTTGCCGATCGCGGAATTCAGGGCGCAGCAGATGTCATTTTAGAACCACGACTCGACGTGCAATTGGTCTATCGGTGGGACGTTAACGAAGCGCTATCAGTGCGCGCAAAGGTTAACAATTTACTGAATGAAGATTACGAGTACTCGCAGGGAGGCAAGGTTTTCCAGCAGTACGAACGAGGAACAAGTTTTCAAGTCGGTATCGACTGGAAACTTTAG
- a CDS encoding lysophospholipid acyltransferase family protein yields MLNFQNLVQQYFPEFASRHSRLARIAGNALNFLFFQRRFEQFDREFPGSEGFDFVESALTFFNFQLRTRESERARIPTTGKVVIVANHPIGSLDGLALLRLIRQIRPDVKVVANNMLMQITRLHPVLLPVDNMGGKTGRKHLLAIKEHLNDESALLIFPAGEVSRFGAKGVRDPAWQSGFIKLASATRAPILPIFVGGRNSVFFYSLSFLAKPLSTAWLIREMFKQSHNTIDARIGSAIPYEVYSANKFSATTLADMFKQHVYRLARNRKPIFDSVETVAPPESPVLIKREVSLCERLGTTPDGKRILLTTAQQSPCIMREIGRLREMTFRLVGEGSGAPRDIDSFDDTYDQLFLWDEGELEIVGAYRLGDARLLTERGGVSALYTNTLFEFSSSMQCYFAQGLELGRSFVQPKYQTRNALDYLWYGIGAYVSKRTHIRYLFGATSISRFYSPEAIARLAYFYSENYNSLPVEVHPRTPFIISDEVKAKLDTEFFGIDRDEDFKALKHYLASEGLKVPTLYKHYSQTTEETGVTFCAFNRDPDFGDCVDGFVIADLTLLKPKKKARYLGHDWCYEGEQS; encoded by the coding sequence ATGCTTAACTTTCAAAACTTAGTGCAGCAGTACTTTCCTGAATTCGCGAGTCGCCATTCAAGGCTTGCCCGTATTGCTGGAAATGCTTTGAACTTTTTATTTTTTCAAAGACGTTTCGAACAGTTTGATCGTGAATTCCCAGGGAGTGAGGGCTTTGACTTTGTTGAATCGGCGCTCACTTTTTTCAACTTCCAACTCCGTACACGAGAATCCGAGCGAGCACGGATCCCCACCACCGGTAAGGTAGTGATCGTTGCGAATCATCCGATAGGCTCACTCGACGGGCTCGCTCTCCTCCGCCTTATCCGGCAGATACGACCTGATGTAAAAGTTGTTGCAAACAACATGCTGATGCAAATAACACGCTTACACCCCGTTCTCTTACCTGTCGACAACATGGGGGGAAAAACCGGCCGCAAGCATTTGTTAGCGATAAAAGAGCATCTCAACGATGAGTCTGCGCTGTTGATCTTCCCTGCAGGTGAGGTTTCGCGGTTCGGCGCCAAAGGTGTTCGAGACCCGGCCTGGCAAAGTGGTTTTATCAAGCTTGCCTCCGCCACCAGGGCACCGATCCTGCCGATCTTCGTGGGTGGTCGAAACTCTGTCTTCTTTTACAGCCTGAGTTTCCTCGCAAAGCCGTTATCCACGGCCTGGCTCATTAGGGAGATGTTTAAGCAAAGTCACAACACAATCGATGCCCGCATAGGAAGCGCTATCCCGTACGAGGTTTACTCGGCAAACAAATTTTCCGCGACGACCTTGGCGGATATGTTTAAACAACATGTCTACCGACTGGCGAGAAATCGCAAACCGATTTTTGACTCAGTGGAAACGGTAGCCCCGCCGGAGTCGCCAGTGCTGATTAAGCGTGAGGTTTCGCTCTGCGAGCGTTTAGGTACAACGCCCGACGGTAAGCGCATTCTCCTAACGACGGCCCAGCAATCACCTTGCATCATGCGCGAAATAGGCAGGCTCCGAGAAATGACCTTCAGACTTGTCGGCGAAGGGTCAGGTGCGCCAAGAGATATCGATAGTTTCGACGATACCTATGACCAATTATTCCTTTGGGACGAGGGTGAATTGGAGATTGTCGGTGCCTACAGATTGGGCGATGCGCGCTTACTAACTGAACGAGGCGGAGTCTCGGCCTTGTATACAAACACGCTTTTTGAGTTTTCATCCTCGATGCAGTGCTACTTCGCACAAGGACTCGAACTCGGTCGAAGCTTTGTTCAGCCAAAGTATCAAACGCGCAACGCGCTCGATTACCTGTGGTATGGCATCGGCGCCTACGTATCGAAAAGAACTCACATTCGATACCTATTTGGCGCGACATCTATCTCGCGCTTTTACAGCCCAGAGGCCATAGCGCGGCTCGCGTATTTCTACTCAGAAAACTACAACAGCCTTCCCGTTGAGGTGCATCCTAGAACGCCTTTCATTATTTCCGATGAGGTCAAAGCAAAGCTTGATACCGAATTTTTCGGAATCGACCGAGACGAGGACTTCAAGGCCTTAAAACATTACCTCGCATCGGAGGGTTTGAAGGTGCCGACGCTTTACAAGCACTACTCACAAACAACCGAGGAAACTGGTGTTACCTTTTGCGCCTTTAATCGAGACCCGGACTTTGGTGATTGCGTTGATGGCTTTGTCATCGCGGATCTCACCCTGCTGAAACCAAAGAAAAAAGCCCGTTATTTGGGACACGACTGGTGTTATGAAGGAGAGCAAAGCTAA